From one Anopheles cruzii chromosome 3, idAnoCruzAS_RS32_06, whole genome shotgun sequence genomic stretch:
- the LOC128273507 gene encoding serine/threonine-protein phosphatase 2A 56 kDa regulatory subunit gamma isoform-like isoform X2 yields MTLNDENGASSNNVVAANGTGTGSDRTAVGVAGSAGGPAAAASSSSSSSISSLGPNGGNGNTNNNSSSSSSNNGNGNNVLPAATSNGNSGNRNNSDSSSSNNSVSNNINNNNPISNGLNKQGPQAAVAGGPLGGQLQQQLSNLEKRPSSGRFIIPKYNEVETLPPLKDAGPGEREELFIQKLRQCCVLFDFSEPLNDLKYKEIKRCALQEIVEHLTNQSNVITEAIYPEAFNMVAVNLFRTLPPSSNPNGAEFDPEEDEPTLEVSWPHLQFVYELFLRFLESPDFQPSVAKRYIDHSFILNLLELFDSEDPRERDFLKTVLHRVYGKFLGLRAFIRKQINNIFYKFIYETEHHNGIAELLEILGSIINGFALPLKEEHKQFLLKVLLPLHKVKSLSVYHPQLAYCVVQFLEKDASLTQPVIKCLLKFWPKTHSPKEVMFLNELEEILDVIEPAEFQKVMEPLFRQIAKCVSSPHFQVAERALYYWNNDYIMSLITENSKVILPIMFPALYSNSKSHWNKTIHGLIYNAIKLFMEMNHRLFDECNRKYQAEMETEHEKLAQREELWQQMEDLAVRNSKLGLHDDDDNNDGDRAATGSGGRFGVPGSQHRQLTNGGTDAAAAGRIAGVSSSSSSSGSSSASSSLYDRRSMQHST; encoded by the exons ATGACACTGAACGATGAGAATGGGGCCAGCAGCAATAATGTGGTCGCCGCGAATGGAACGGGAACCGGCTCAGACCGTACCGCTGTGGGAGTGGCCGGGAGTGCCGGGGGACCAGCAGCCgctgccagcagcagtagcagcagcagcatttccaGCTTAGGCCCGAATGGGGGCAACGGCAACACGAAtaacaacagtagcagcagcagcagcaacaacggcaatGGGAACAACGTTCTACCAGCAGCGACTTCTAATGGTAACAGTGGCAACAGGAACAACAGTGATAGTAGTAG CAGCAATAACAGCGTTAGTAACAACATCAATAACAACAACCCCATAAGCAACGGGCTTAATAAGCAAGGGCCACAGGCGGCCGTGGCGGGGGGGCCACTGGGCGGACAGCTACAGCAACAGTTGAGCAACTTGGAAAAGCGGCCCAGCAGCGGCCGGTTCATCATACCGAAGTATAACGAAGTGGAAACGCTGCCACCGCTAAAggacgccgggccgggcgagcgAGAAGAGCTGTTCATCCAGAAGCTACGCCAGTGCTGCGTCCTGTTCGATTTCTCCGAGCCGCTGAACGATCTGAAGTACAAGGAGATCAAGCGCTGCGCGCTGCAGGAGATCGTGGAGCACCTGACCAACCAGAGCAACGTGATCACGGAGGCAATCTACCCGGAGGCGTTCAATATGGTCGCGGTAAACCTGTTCCGCACCCTGCCGCCCTCATCGAACCCGAACGGGGCCGAGTTTGATCCGGAGGAGGACGAGCCGACGCTGGAGGTGTCGTGGCCGCACCTGCAGTTCGTGTACGAGctgtttcttcggtttctcGAGTCGCCCGACTTCCAGCCGAGCGTGGCCAAGCGCTACATCGATCACAGCTTCATCCTGAATCTGCTCGAGCTGTTCGACTCGGAGGACCCGCGGGAACGTGACTTTCTCAAAACGGTCCTGCACCGGGTGTACGGCAAGTTCCTCGGGCTGCGGGCCTTCATCCGCAAGCAGATCAACAACATCTTCTACAAGTTTATCTACGAGACCGAGCACCACAACGGCATCGCCGAGCTGCTGGAGATCCTGGGCAGTATTATCAACGGGTTCGCGCTGCCACTGAAGGAGGAACACAAGCAGTTCCTGCTgaaggtgctgctgccgctgcacaAGGTCAAGAGCCTGTCGGTGTACCATCCGCAGCTGGCGTACTGCGTGGTGCAGTTCCTCGAGAAGGACGCCAGCCTGACGCAGCCGGTGATCAAGTGTTTGCTCAAGTTCTGGCCCAAAACGCACAGCCCGAAGGAGGTGATGTTTCTGAACGAGCTGGAGGAGATACTGGACGTGATCGAACCGGCCGAGTTCCAGAAGGTGATGGAGCCACTGTTCCGCCAGATCGCCAAGTGCGTCTCGAGCCCCCACTTCCAGGTGGCCGAACGGGCACTGTACTACTGGAACAACGACTACATCATGTCGCTGATCACGGAAAACTCCAAAGTCATTCTGCCGATCATGTTCCCGGCCCTgtacagcaacagcaaatcgCACTGGAACAAAACGATCCACGGGCTGATCTACAACGCGATCAAGCTGTTCATGGAGATGAACCACCGCCTGTTCGACGAGTGCAATCGGAAGTATCAGGCCGAGATGGAGACTGAGCACGAGAAACTGGCGCAGCGCGAAGAGCTGTGGCAGCAGATGGAAGATTTGGCCGTGCGGAACAGCAAATTGGGgctgcacgacgacgacgacaacaatgATGGGGATCGCGCGGCGACGGGCTCCGGTGGGCGATTCGGTGTGCCCGGAAGCCAACATCGTCAGCTAACTAACGGAGGGaccgacgctgctgctgctgggcgcaTTGCCGGTgtctcctcctcgtcgtcctcgtccggcTCATCatccgcttcgtcgtcgttgtacgatcgtcgatcgatgCAGCATAGCACTTAA
- the LOC128273507 gene encoding serine/threonine-protein phosphatase 2A 56 kDa regulatory subunit gamma isoform-like isoform X1: protein MTLNDENGASSNNVVAANGTGTGSDRTAVGVAGSAGGPAAAASSSSSSSISSLGPNGGNGNTNNNSSSSSSNNGNGNNVLPAATSNAANTISLSTNSNNSVSNNINNNNPISNGLNKQGPQAAVAGGPLGGQLQQQLSNLEKRPSSGRFIIPKYNEVETLPPLKDAGPGEREELFIQKLRQCCVLFDFSEPLNDLKYKEIKRCALQEIVEHLTNQSNVITEAIYPEAFNMVAVNLFRTLPPSSNPNGAEFDPEEDEPTLEVSWPHLQFVYELFLRFLESPDFQPSVAKRYIDHSFILNLLELFDSEDPRERDFLKTVLHRVYGKFLGLRAFIRKQINNIFYKFIYETEHHNGIAELLEILGSIINGFALPLKEEHKQFLLKVLLPLHKVKSLSVYHPQLAYCVVQFLEKDASLTQPVIKCLLKFWPKTHSPKEVMFLNELEEILDVIEPAEFQKVMEPLFRQIAKCVSSPHFQVAERALYYWNNDYIMSLITENSKVILPIMFPALYSNSKSHWNKTIHGLIYNAIKLFMEMNHRLFDECNRKYQAEMETEHEKLAQREELWQQMEDLAVRNSKLGLHDDDDNNDGDRAATGSGGRFGVPGSQHRQLTNGGTDAAAAGRIAGVSSSSSSSGSSSASSSLYDRRSMQHST, encoded by the exons ATGACACTGAACGATGAGAATGGGGCCAGCAGCAATAATGTGGTCGCCGCGAATGGAACGGGAACCGGCTCAGACCGTACCGCTGTGGGAGTGGCCGGGAGTGCCGGGGGACCAGCAGCCgctgccagcagcagtagcagcagcagcatttccaGCTTAGGCCCGAATGGGGGCAACGGCAACACGAAtaacaacagtagcagcagcagcagcaacaacggcaatGGGAACAACGTTCTACCAGCAGCGACTTCTAATG CGGCGAACACCATCAGCTTAAGCACGAACAGCAATAACAGCGTTAGTAACAACATCAATAACAACAACCCCATAAGCAACGGGCTTAATAAGCAAGGGCCACAGGCGGCCGTGGCGGGGGGGCCACTGGGCGGACAGCTACAGCAACAGTTGAGCAACTTGGAAAAGCGGCCCAGCAGCGGCCGGTTCATCATACCGAAGTATAACGAAGTGGAAACGCTGCCACCGCTAAAggacgccgggccgggcgagcgAGAAGAGCTGTTCATCCAGAAGCTACGCCAGTGCTGCGTCCTGTTCGATTTCTCCGAGCCGCTGAACGATCTGAAGTACAAGGAGATCAAGCGCTGCGCGCTGCAGGAGATCGTGGAGCACCTGACCAACCAGAGCAACGTGATCACGGAGGCAATCTACCCGGAGGCGTTCAATATGGTCGCGGTAAACCTGTTCCGCACCCTGCCGCCCTCATCGAACCCGAACGGGGCCGAGTTTGATCCGGAGGAGGACGAGCCGACGCTGGAGGTGTCGTGGCCGCACCTGCAGTTCGTGTACGAGctgtttcttcggtttctcGAGTCGCCCGACTTCCAGCCGAGCGTGGCCAAGCGCTACATCGATCACAGCTTCATCCTGAATCTGCTCGAGCTGTTCGACTCGGAGGACCCGCGGGAACGTGACTTTCTCAAAACGGTCCTGCACCGGGTGTACGGCAAGTTCCTCGGGCTGCGGGCCTTCATCCGCAAGCAGATCAACAACATCTTCTACAAGTTTATCTACGAGACCGAGCACCACAACGGCATCGCCGAGCTGCTGGAGATCCTGGGCAGTATTATCAACGGGTTCGCGCTGCCACTGAAGGAGGAACACAAGCAGTTCCTGCTgaaggtgctgctgccgctgcacaAGGTCAAGAGCCTGTCGGTGTACCATCCGCAGCTGGCGTACTGCGTGGTGCAGTTCCTCGAGAAGGACGCCAGCCTGACGCAGCCGGTGATCAAGTGTTTGCTCAAGTTCTGGCCCAAAACGCACAGCCCGAAGGAGGTGATGTTTCTGAACGAGCTGGAGGAGATACTGGACGTGATCGAACCGGCCGAGTTCCAGAAGGTGATGGAGCCACTGTTCCGCCAGATCGCCAAGTGCGTCTCGAGCCCCCACTTCCAGGTGGCCGAACGGGCACTGTACTACTGGAACAACGACTACATCATGTCGCTGATCACGGAAAACTCCAAAGTCATTCTGCCGATCATGTTCCCGGCCCTgtacagcaacagcaaatcgCACTGGAACAAAACGATCCACGGGCTGATCTACAACGCGATCAAGCTGTTCATGGAGATGAACCACCGCCTGTTCGACGAGTGCAATCGGAAGTATCAGGCCGAGATGGAGACTGAGCACGAGAAACTGGCGCAGCGCGAAGAGCTGTGGCAGCAGATGGAAGATTTGGCCGTGCGGAACAGCAAATTGGGgctgcacgacgacgacgacaacaatgATGGGGATCGCGCGGCGACGGGCTCCGGTGGGCGATTCGGTGTGCCCGGAAGCCAACATCGTCAGCTAACTAACGGAGGGaccgacgctgctgctgctgggcgcaTTGCCGGTgtctcctcctcgtcgtcctcgtccggcTCATCatccgcttcgtcgtcgttgtacgatcgtcgatcgatgCAGCATAGCACTTAA
- the LOC128272475 gene encoding zinc finger protein 780A-like — translation MEELASIKINQTERCICAPCWKRVLEAQELRSAIRSSKLLGDASEESAIECPVVIQPCPQEDSKVYEEYEYLMEYFENCGSNDHTYNNREDEDEVSTVGDEYYVKDEDQADERSSFLFETNIIADSKPDGDENRSANITRQFEMPDSSLIVHDELHERHRRVEVAGERCCGCSYVAPNRKGLMQHSETVHAINIVDIGDYCPICFYKFATDQQLERHIQEFKSNSMYVCLRCNRFYNMRRRLYNHLLRCWDEELGGALNGEDSPDENEDDDGQDMDELDDEAEVYGEEVPGEYDTIEYLLQQDDAPLRGIDRRRMHRYRDQFPEVLANVELSYGLGEDQLNINPNQIIAQGEFETFKYVRLRGERCCGCPYTCSTREKLMEHANREHPEGPLTDAVDDRTTCGLCRVQLGDEVELVKHLSFFVSRQLFFCTICRESFLTRDSLRHHQEHSKVHQHEVLERHQEAGLKAEDFVELDRPDVGERLEKLLALRMVNRMKGSRHMRMPDARFIKEVVEYKNYRKLTVVGEQCCGCGMFFDTTASLKEHSREAHFTPMAHADSPWKANHECEICHTQFEGERGLALHMGASRVNRGKSTTNLYVCKLCGLLFSKKFCLGRHMQFAANHLSRLIEDATRRKADDAAPEDEDDDRSAISQDPRIAEALQLHKTMRTDKAGAQIGHHCCFPKCRVRFTDESELLEHVHDEHGGKRREFECERKSEQNVCPACCKSFDTRAKLNWHRVQRFVPRRYSCKRCDKTFEKWPLLKIHVATDHENAPPSFPCTQCNKTFINVSRLRVHEKIHDTHLRFACDVCGDRFRYNGLLSRHKRAMHSSELRFECKLCPKKFAVAEKLKIHQRVHTGDRPYGCTFCSRHFSHFTDRKRHEMSAHTGERPHRCPFCPAAYIRNRELAMHMRKHKEHEEPTDGKIVEQ, via the exons ATGGAAGAGCTAGCGTCGATCAAG ATCAATCAAACCGAACGGTGCATCTGCGCACCGTGTTGGAAGCGGGTGCTGGAAGCACAGGAACTGCGGAGCGCAATACGCAGTTCGAAACTCCTCGGTGACGCCAGTGAGGAATCCGCCATCGAGTGCCCGGTGGTGATCCAGCCATGCCCGCAGGAGGACAGCAAAGTGTACGAGGAGTACGAGTATTTGATGGAATACTTCGAAAACTGCGGATCGAACGATCACACCTACAACAATCgagaggacgaggacgaagtCTCCACGGTGGGGGACGAATACTATGTTAAAGATGAAGACCAAGCAGATGAACGGTCGTCGTTCCTGTTTGAGACAAACATTATTGCCGATAGCAAACCGGACGGCGATGAAAATCGGTCCGCGAATATTACGCGCCAGTTCGAGATGCCGGACTCGTCGCTTATCGTGCACGACGAACTGCACGAGCGGCACCGGCGGGTGGAGGTGGCCGGGGAGCGATGCTGTGGCTGCAGCTACGTTGCGCCCAACCGCAAAGGCCTGATGCAGCACTCGGAAACGGTGCACGCGATCAATATAGTCGACATTGGCGATTACTGTCCGATCTGTTTCTACAAGTTCGCCACCGACCAGCAGCTGGAGCGGCACATACAGGAGTTCAAGTCGAACAGCATGTACGTGTGTTTGCGGTGCAACCGATTCTACAACATGCGCCGCCGTCTGTACAATCACCTGCTAAGGTGCTGGGACGAAGAGCTCGGTGGTGCGCTGAATGGCGAGGACTCGCCAGATGAGAacgaggatgacgacgggCAGGACATGGACGAACTCGACGATGAGGCTGAGGTGTATGGCGAAGAGGTCCCAGGCGAGTACGACACGATCGAGTACCTTCTGCAGCAGGACGACGCACCGCTCCGTGGAATCGATCGCCGGCGGATGCACCGCTACCGGGATCAATTTCCCGAAGTTCTCGCTAACGTCGAGCTATCGTACGGGCTCGGTGAGGACCAGCTGAACATAAATCCGAATCAAATCATCGCGCAGGGTGAGTTCGAGACGTTCAAATATGTGCGATTGCGCGGGGAacgttgctgcggctgccccTACACGTGTTCCACGCGCGAGAAGCTGATGGAACACGCCAACCGTGAGCATCCGGAAGGGCCGTTGACGGATGCGGTCGACGATCGGACCACGTGTGGACTGTGCCGTGTGCAGTTAGGGGACGAAGTGGAACTGGTGAAACATTTAAGCTTCTTCGTGAGCAGACAGCTCTTTTTCTGCACCATCTGCCGCGAGTCGTTCCTGACGCGCGACAGTCTGCGGCACCATCAGGAGCACAGTAAGGTCCACCAGCACGAGGTGCTCGAGCGTCACCAGGAGGCCGGTCTGAAGGCGGAGGACTTTGTTGAACTCGATCGGCCGGATGTGGGGGAGCGGCTAGAGAAGCTGCTGGCGCTCAGGATGGTCAATCGCATGAAGGGGTCCCGCCACATGCGCATGCCGGACGCTCGGTTCATCAAGGAGGTGGTAGAGTACAAAAACTACCGCAAGCtgaccgtcgtcggcgaacAGTGCTGCGGGTGCGGAATGTTTTTCGACACCACGGCCAGCCTGAAGGAGCACTCCCGGGAGGCGCACTTTACTCCGATGGCGCACGCGGACAGCCCCTGGAAGGCGAACCACGAGTGCGAGATTTGCCACACGCAGTTCGAAGGCGAGCGTGGCCTCGCGCTGCACATGGGTGCGTCCCGGGTGAACCGGGGCAAAAGCACGACCAACCTGTACGTCTGCAAGCTGTGCGGGTTGCTGTTTTCGAAAAAGTTTTGCCTCGGAAGACACATGCAGTTTGCGGCCAATCACCTGTCGCGCCTGATCGAGGATGCGACCCGGAGAAAAGCGGACGACGCTGCTCCggaggacgaagacgacgataGGAGTGCCATCAGCCAGGATCCGCGGATTGCGGAAGCGCTGCAGTTGCACAAGACGATGCGCACGGACAAGGCGGGGGCCCAGATTGGGCACCACTGTTGCTTCCCCAAGTGCCGCGTTCGCTTCACCGACGAGTCCGAGCTGCTGGAGCACGTGCACGACGAGCACGGCGGAAAGCGGCGCGAGTTTGAGTGCGAACGGAAGTCGGAACAAAACGTGTGCCCGGCTTGCTGCAAATCGTTCGACACTCGGGCCAAACTGAACTGGCACCGCGTGCAGCGCTTCGTGCCGCGCCGATACAGCTGCAAGCGCTGCGACAAAACGTTCGAAAAGTGGCCACTGCTGAAAATTCACGTCGCCACCGATCACGAGAACGCGCCGCCCAGCTTCCCGTGCACGCAGTGCAACAAAACGTTCATCAACGTGTCGCGCCTGCGGGTTCACGAGAAAATTCACGACACGCACCTCCGGTTCGCGTGCGACGTGTGCGGTGACCGGTTCCGGTACAACGGCTTGCTTTCGCGCCACAAACGGGCGATGCACTCGAGCGAGCTGCGCTTCGAGTGTAAGCTGTGCCCGAAAAAGTTTGCCGTTGCGGAAAAGCTCAAGATCCACCAGCGAGTGCACACGGGGGACCGGCCGTACGGTTGCACGTTCTGCAGTCGCCACTTTAGCCACTTTACCGACCGGAAGCGCCACGAAATGTCGGCCCACACGGGCGAACGGCCGCACCGGTGTCCGTTCTGTCCCGCGGCGTACATCCGCAACCGTGAGCTGGCCATGCACATGCGGAAGCACAAGGAACACGAAGAACCTACCGACGGCAAGATCGTCGAGCAATGA
- the LOC128273664 gene encoding cell division cycle protein 20 homolog isoform X1, whose amino-acid sequence MAQFNYMKDLNNFVTLDGEITRGPAPRWQKKLDLSSASTSFNSSALANTSTRQKLTISFTGNGNNNPNTTQPSSSGLSLKTPRKQPISSASSVKKSDKTPGGTGKSVPQPGGDRFIPNRATTDFDLGHYMVTQSVAAAGNGKEDAENVDEFGEAGPSSGSTNSPKHEERVKHLSEALKGCDITKQRLLSYQTKAPAPPEGYENQLKVVYSIKTPMSTKSGSRYIPNAPERILDAPEILNDYYLNLMDWSNDNVVAIALGASVYLWNAATGTIEMLLENEGNDHTCSLSWIHEGHILAVGTNCGTVELWDCENAKRLRVMNGHSARVGVLAWNSYVLCSGSRDGTIVNHDVRTRQHNIGVLQGHTQEVCGLKWSPDGKYLASGGNDNLVHVWGTANGAPNALSEPVQVFNQHQAAIRALAWCPWQPNVLASGGGTADRCIKFWNVASGQLLNSVDTKSQVCGLMFSKTYKEIISAHGYVNNQLTIWKYPSMTKQLDLLGHTGRVLQLAMSPDGSKVMSAGADETLRLWSCFIPDPLLAKKEKQGAREKPSLLKQSIR is encoded by the coding sequence atggcacaattcaattaTATGAAAGATCTGAACAACTTCGTTACACTGGACGGAGAAATCACTCGAGGACCCGCCCCGCGTTGGCAGAAAAAGTTGGATCTCTCGTCGGCCTCCACCAGCTTCAACAGTAGTGCTCTGGCCAACACCTCCACCCGACAAAAGCTGACGATATCGTTCACCGGCAATGGAAACAACAACCCAAACACCACACAGCCGTCCAGTTCCGGCCTGTCACTGAAAACTCCCCGCAAGCAGCCGATCAGCAGTGCGTCGTCGGTGAAGAAATCGGACAAAActcccggcggcaccggcaagaGTGTACCGCAACCGGGGGGCGATCGGTTCATACCGAACCGTGCTACGACCGACTTCGATCTTGGCCACTACATGGTGACACAGTCGGTAGCGGCGGCAGGGAACGGTAAAGAGGATGCCGAAAATGTGGATGAATTTGGCGAGGCTGGCCCATCCTCCGGGTCCACAAACAGTCCAAAGCACGAGGAACGCGTGAAGCATCTGTCCGAGGCACTGAAGGGCTGTGATATCACCAAACAGCGGCTATTGTCGTACCAAACGAAGGCGCCCGCTCCGCCGGAAGGATACGAGAACCAGCTGAAGGTGGTGTACTCGATTAAGACGCCCATGTCCACGAAAAGCGGTAGCCGCTACATTCCCAATGCGCCGGAGCGCATTCTGGACGCACCGGAAATTCTGAACGACTACTACCTGAACCTGATGGACTGGAGCAACGACAATGTGGTGGCAATAGCGCTCGGGGCATCGGTGTACCTGTGGaatgcggccaccggaacgatCGAGATGCTGCTGGAGAACGAGGGCAACGATCACACGTGTTCGCTGAGCTGGATACACGAGGGACACATTTTGGCGGTCGGTACGAACTGCGGCACGGTGGAGCTATGGGATTGCGAGAACGCCAAGCGCTTGCGTGTGATGAACGGCCATTCCGCTCGGGTCGGCGTGCTGGCCTGGAACTCGTACGTTCTCTGTTCGGGCAGTCGGGACGGGACGATCGTGAATCATGACGTGCGGACGCGCCAACACAACATCGGCGTGCTGCAGGGACACACGCAAGAGGTCTGCGGTCTCAAGTGGTCGCCGGATGGCAAGTATCTGGCCAGCGGGGGCAATGACAATTTGGTGCACGTTTGGGGCACCGCCAATGGAGCGCCGAACGCGCTCAGTGAGCCGGTGCAGGTTTTCAACCAACACCAAGCAGCCATCCGTGCGCTGGCCTGGTGTCCATGGCAACCGAACGTGCTCGCCAGTGGAGGCGGAACGGCCGATCGGTGCATCAAGTTTTGGAAtgtggccagcggccagtTGCTGAATTCGGTCGACACAAAGTCGCAAGTTTGTGGCCtaatgttttcgaaaacgtACAAGGAAATCATCTCGGCCCACGGATACGTGAATAACCAGCTGACCATCTGGAAGTATCCGTCAATGACGAAGCAACTGGACCTGCTGGGCCACACAGGGCGGGTCCTGCAGCTCGCGATGTCACCCGACGGTAGCAAGGTGATGAGCGCCGGAGCCGACGAAACGCTGCGCCTCTGGAGCTGCTTCATACCCGATCCGTTGCTggcgaagaaagagaaacaggGCGCCCGGGAGAAACCGAGCTTGCTGAAGCAGAGCATACGGTAG
- the LOC128273664 gene encoding cell division cycle protein 20 homolog isoform X2 has product MAQFNYMKDLNNFVTLDGEITRGPAPRWQKKLDLSSASTSFNSSALANTSTRQKLTISFTGNGNNNPNTTQPSSSGLVPQPGGDRFIPNRATTDFDLGHYMVTQSVAAAGNGKEDAENVDEFGEAGPSSGSTNSPKHEERVKHLSEALKGCDITKQRLLSYQTKAPAPPEGYENQLKVVYSIKTPMSTKSGSRYIPNAPERILDAPEILNDYYLNLMDWSNDNVVAIALGASVYLWNAATGTIEMLLENEGNDHTCSLSWIHEGHILAVGTNCGTVELWDCENAKRLRVMNGHSARVGVLAWNSYVLCSGSRDGTIVNHDVRTRQHNIGVLQGHTQEVCGLKWSPDGKYLASGGNDNLVHVWGTANGAPNALSEPVQVFNQHQAAIRALAWCPWQPNVLASGGGTADRCIKFWNVASGQLLNSVDTKSQVCGLMFSKTYKEIISAHGYVNNQLTIWKYPSMTKQLDLLGHTGRVLQLAMSPDGSKVMSAGADETLRLWSCFIPDPLLAKKEKQGAREKPSLLKQSIR; this is encoded by the exons atggcacaattcaattaTATGAAAGATCTGAACAACTTCGTTACACTGGACGGAGAAATCACTCGAGGACCCGCCCCGCGTTGGCAGAAAAAGTTGGATCTCTCGTCGGCCTCCACCAGCTTCAACAGTAGTGCTCTGGCCAACACCTCCACCCGACAAAAGCTGACGATATCGTTCACCGGCAATGGAAACAACAACCCAAACACCACACAGCCGTCCAGTTCCGGCCT TGTACCGCAACCGGGGGGCGATCGGTTCATACCGAACCGTGCTACGACCGACTTCGATCTTGGCCACTACATGGTGACACAGTCGGTAGCGGCGGCAGGGAACGGTAAAGAGGATGCCGAAAATGTGGATGAATTTGGCGAGGCTGGCCCATCCTCCGGGTCCACAAACAGTCCAAAGCACGAGGAACGCGTGAAGCATCTGTCCGAGGCACTGAAGGGCTGTGATATCACCAAACAGCGGCTATTGTCGTACCAAACGAAGGCGCCCGCTCCGCCGGAAGGATACGAGAACCAGCTGAAGGTGGTGTACTCGATTAAGACGCCCATGTCCACGAAAAGCGGTAGCCGCTACATTCCCAATGCGCCGGAGCGCATTCTGGACGCACCGGAAATTCTGAACGACTACTACCTGAACCTGATGGACTGGAGCAACGACAATGTGGTGGCAATAGCGCTCGGGGCATCGGTGTACCTGTGGaatgcggccaccggaacgatCGAGATGCTGCTGGAGAACGAGGGCAACGATCACACGTGTTCGCTGAGCTGGATACACGAGGGACACATTTTGGCGGTCGGTACGAACTGCGGCACGGTGGAGCTATGGGATTGCGAGAACGCCAAGCGCTTGCGTGTGATGAACGGCCATTCCGCTCGGGTCGGCGTGCTGGCCTGGAACTCGTACGTTCTCTGTTCGGGCAGTCGGGACGGGACGATCGTGAATCATGACGTGCGGACGCGCCAACACAACATCGGCGTGCTGCAGGGACACACGCAAGAGGTCTGCGGTCTCAAGTGGTCGCCGGATGGCAAGTATCTGGCCAGCGGGGGCAATGACAATTTGGTGCACGTTTGGGGCACCGCCAATGGAGCGCCGAACGCGCTCAGTGAGCCGGTGCAGGTTTTCAACCAACACCAAGCAGCCATCCGTGCGCTGGCCTGGTGTCCATGGCAACCGAACGTGCTCGCCAGTGGAGGCGGAACGGCCGATCGGTGCATCAAGTTTTGGAAtgtggccagcggccagtTGCTGAATTCGGTCGACACAAAGTCGCAAGTTTGTGGCCtaatgttttcgaaaacgtACAAGGAAATCATCTCGGCCCACGGATACGTGAATAACCAGCTGACCATCTGGAAGTATCCGTCAATGACGAAGCAACTGGACCTGCTGGGCCACACAGGGCGGGTCCTGCAGCTCGCGATGTCACCCGACGGTAGCAAGGTGATGAGCGCCGGAGCCGACGAAACGCTGCGCCTCTGGAGCTGCTTCATACCCGATCCGTTGCTggcgaagaaagagaaacaggGCGCCCGGGAGAAACCGAGCTTGCTGAAGCAGAGCATACGGTAG